Proteins from a genomic interval of Micromonospora sp. NBC_00389:
- a CDS encoding SDR family oxidoreductase: MPLTRSLDDSTVVITGASSGIGTATAYALARRGAAVVLAARSEPALRQVAQRCRELGGRALVVPTDVTDLESVQRLADRAAAEFGRIDAWVNNAAVGAVGLFDEIPVAEFRRVVEVNLLGAVHSFKAALPHLGAAGGGVLVNNASMLAEVAMPYQSAYNATKHGIRGLADTVRQELRVTGRGQISICTVLPATIDTPFFRHAANHSGRELVPPPPVYPPEVVAETIVRLLRRPRREAYAGGAARLLGLQWRLAPALVERILGWYTHRTQFGPGARVDSSGNVFHADAAGHRDGGWHGRRRQLVRMTAAFGLAAAGTAVGTMAAMSRRTRQDQ; encoded by the coding sequence ATGCCGCTGACCCGCAGCCTCGACGATTCGACCGTGGTGATCACCGGCGCCTCCAGCGGGATCGGCACGGCCACCGCGTACGCGCTGGCCCGCCGGGGCGCCGCCGTCGTGCTGGCCGCCCGAAGCGAGCCGGCGCTGCGGCAGGTCGCGCAGCGCTGCCGGGAGTTGGGCGGTCGGGCGCTGGTCGTGCCGACCGATGTGACCGACCTGGAGTCGGTGCAGCGGCTGGCCGACCGGGCGGCGGCCGAGTTCGGGCGCATCGACGCCTGGGTGAACAACGCCGCCGTGGGAGCGGTGGGGCTTTTCGACGAGATCCCGGTCGCCGAGTTCCGCCGGGTGGTGGAGGTGAACCTGCTCGGCGCGGTGCACAGCTTCAAGGCCGCGCTGCCGCACCTCGGCGCGGCCGGCGGCGGGGTGCTGGTCAACAACGCCTCGATGCTGGCCGAGGTGGCGATGCCGTACCAGTCGGCGTACAACGCCACCAAGCACGGCATCCGCGGGCTCGCCGACACCGTCCGGCAGGAGCTGCGGGTCACCGGCCGGGGGCAGATCTCCATCTGCACGGTGCTGCCAGCCACCATCGACACCCCGTTCTTTCGGCACGCGGCCAACCACAGCGGACGCGAGCTGGTACCACCGCCGCCGGTCTACCCGCCGGAGGTGGTCGCCGAGACCATCGTCCGGCTGCTGCGTCGGCCCCGCCGCGAGGCGTACGCCGGCGGCGCAGCCCGGCTCCTCGGCCTGCAGTGGCGGCTGGCGCCCGCACTGGTGGAGCGCATCCTCGGCTGGTACACCCACCGCACCCAGTTCGGCCCGGGCGCCCGAGTCGACAGCAGCGGCAACGTGTTCCACGCCGACGCGGCGGGCCACCGGGACGGCGGTTGGCACGGCCGACGGCGGCAGTTGGTGCGGATGACCGCCGCGTTCGGCCTCGCCGCCGCCGGCACCGCGGTCGGCACGATGGCGGCGATGAGCCGTCGGACCCGGCAGGACCAGTGA
- a CDS encoding ATP-binding protein, whose translation MTSVTSEHDRAIMSAGAHCLVEIDESSAVVRVTGVLDAPCAGTVRDALLARLCDRPGPVVADVTGLRVDDPVGRGVFAEVRREVADWPAADLLLCDPAVPGPSRADTALGGVPAWPTLAGALAAIAAAPLAAVLTAELAPTVGAAGQARELVTTGCRRWDMPALAEPACIAVTEMVNNVVAHARTPMTVRLAPQDSTLHLAVRDHSPRRPAFAGLVPPTHAGGRGLLLIGTMARRWGSSVVPDGKVVWCVLHPADEASALG comes from the coding sequence GTGACGTCCGTCACCAGCGAGCACGATCGGGCGATCATGTCGGCCGGCGCGCATTGTCTGGTGGAGATCGACGAGTCGTCCGCGGTGGTCCGGGTGACCGGTGTGCTCGACGCCCCCTGCGCCGGCACGGTCCGCGACGCGCTGCTCGCCCGACTCTGCGACCGGCCCGGCCCGGTGGTGGCCGACGTGACCGGGCTGCGGGTCGACGACCCGGTCGGGCGGGGCGTCTTCGCCGAGGTCCGTCGGGAGGTCGCCGACTGGCCCGCTGCTGACCTGCTGCTCTGTGACCCGGCGGTCCCCGGGCCCAGCCGCGCGGACACGGCGCTGGGCGGCGTGCCGGCCTGGCCCACCCTGGCCGGCGCGCTGGCCGCGATCGCCGCAGCGCCGCTGGCGGCGGTGCTCACCGCCGAGCTGGCCCCGACGGTCGGAGCGGCCGGGCAGGCCCGCGAGCTGGTGACCACCGGTTGCCGGCGCTGGGACATGCCGGCGCTGGCCGAGCCCGCGTGCATCGCGGTCACCGAGATGGTCAACAACGTGGTGGCGCACGCCCGGACCCCGATGACCGTCCGGCTGGCTCCGCAGGACAGCACCCTGCACCTGGCGGTTCGCGACCACTCCCCGCGGCGGCCGGCGTTCGCCGGGCTGGTGCCGCCGACCCACGCCGGAGGGCGGGGCCTGCTGCTGATCGGCACGATGGCCCGGCGGTGGGGCAGCAGCGTGGTACCGGACGGCAAGGTCGTCTGGTGCGTGCTGCACCCCGCAGACGAGGCGAGCGCCCTCGGCTGA
- a CDS encoding DUF5709 domain-containing protein — protein sequence MRDNEFPTPVSDTEAQGLPDTADDDSTANDDVLTGREADGPDPAQLPGDRTPVAVDRFGTTAEEQLDGESLDYKLQRETFERPVDDPLAGPVDPKIAFEADNEAAAAEAQLDADVMDPGPTSDPNSPVSLYDHGQLGTVADATVGRLVEPDEGAHTDQETDSVAYDAGSAGGGATAEELAIHETEPPRSV from the coding sequence ATGCGCGACAACGAGTTCCCGACCCCCGTGTCCGACACCGAGGCGCAGGGGCTGCCCGACACCGCCGACGACGACTCGACCGCCAACGACGACGTGCTCACCGGGCGCGAGGCGGACGGCCCGGATCCGGCCCAGCTGCCCGGCGACCGGACGCCCGTGGCGGTGGACCGGTTCGGGACCACCGCCGAGGAGCAGCTCGACGGTGAGTCGTTGGACTACAAGCTCCAGCGGGAGACCTTCGAACGCCCGGTCGACGACCCGCTGGCCGGCCCGGTCGACCCGAAGATCGCCTTCGAGGCGGACAACGAGGCGGCCGCAGCGGAGGCCCAACTGGACGCCGACGTGATGGACCCGGGGCCCACCTCGGACCCGAACTCCCCGGTCTCCCTCTACGACCACGGCCAGCTCGGCACGGTGGCCGACGCCACCGTGGGCCGGCTGGTGGAACCGGACGAGGGGGCGCACACCGACCAGGAGACCGACTCCGTCGCGTACGACGCCGGTTCAGCCGGGGGCGGGGCGACCGCCGAGGAGTTGGCCATCCACGAGACGGAGCCACCGCGCTCGGTCTGA
- a CDS encoding response regulator transcription factor translates to MVVDDHPMWREGVARDLTEAGFLVVATSGEGRQAIRVAAAARPDVVVLDLQLPDISGVEVVRGLRAALPDVRVLMLSASGEQQSVLDAVKAGATGYLVKSTAPAEFLDAVRRTADGAPVFTPGLAGLVLGEYRRLAAGTGSGSGAGPADGSEPGAPRLTDRETEVLRLVAKGLSYKQIAQRLGLSHRTVQNHVQNTLGKLQLHNRVELTRYAIERGLDD, encoded by the coding sequence ATGGTGGTCGACGACCATCCGATGTGGCGGGAGGGGGTGGCCCGCGACCTGACCGAGGCCGGTTTCCTGGTGGTGGCCACCAGCGGCGAGGGACGGCAGGCGATCCGGGTGGCCGCCGCCGCCCGACCCGACGTGGTCGTCCTCGACCTGCAACTACCGGACATCTCCGGTGTCGAGGTGGTCCGTGGGCTGCGCGCGGCGCTGCCCGACGTGCGGGTGCTGATGCTCAGCGCCAGCGGCGAGCAGCAGAGCGTGCTGGACGCGGTCAAGGCGGGGGCCACCGGGTACCTGGTGAAGTCGACGGCGCCGGCCGAGTTCCTCGACGCGGTACGCCGCACGGCGGACGGCGCGCCGGTCTTCACCCCCGGCCTGGCCGGGCTGGTCCTCGGCGAGTACCGCCGGCTCGCCGCCGGCACCGGGTCGGGGTCGGGGGCCGGCCCGGCCGACGGCTCGGAGCCCGGGGCGCCCCGGCTCACCGATCGGGAAACGGAGGTGCTGCGCCTGGTGGCCAAGGGGCTGTCGTACAAGCAGATCGCGCAGCGGCTCGGGCTGTCGCACCGCACGGTGCAGAACCACGTGCAGAACACGCTGGGCAAGCTGCAACTGCACAACCGGGTCGAGCTGACCCGGTACGCGATCGAGCGCGGTCTCGACGACTGA
- the macS gene encoding MacS family sensor histidine kinase — translation MSSPPGGFEVPLWRALTVFRLASLAYVCALAVRDADRYAHPFLVGALVLVMMAWTGATAIGYARPAWRRWPLLLADLGVVMALVLATPWVVGRAALAAGVPTLGVAWMAGPVLAWAVSGGRRRGTVAALLVAGADLATRERIGQSSFTGVILLLLAGVVVGHVARLAVTAEERLQRAVELEAATRERERLARGIHDSVLQVLALVQRRGAHLPGEAGELARLAGEQEAALRALIAGAAPVGDAVPAGDAGRGGTDVADAGAVDLRTLLGRYASPAVSLSAPATPVPLPRRTAGELAAATGAALDNVGRHAGGRAWVLIEDEGETVTVSIRDEGPGIPDGRLAEAAAQGRLGVTQSIRGRVADLGGTVRIVSTPEAGTEIELTVPRADR, via the coding sequence ATGTCGTCACCGCCGGGTGGTTTCGAGGTGCCGCTCTGGCGGGCGCTCACCGTGTTCCGGCTGGCGTCCCTCGCGTACGTCTGCGCGCTCGCGGTGCGCGACGCCGACCGGTACGCCCATCCGTTCCTCGTCGGCGCTCTCGTCCTGGTGATGATGGCCTGGACCGGGGCGACCGCGATCGGGTACGCCCGGCCGGCCTGGCGGCGCTGGCCGCTGCTGCTGGCCGACCTCGGGGTGGTGATGGCCCTCGTGCTGGCCACTCCGTGGGTGGTCGGCCGCGCGGCGCTCGCCGCTGGCGTGCCCACTCTGGGGGTGGCCTGGATGGCCGGCCCGGTGCTGGCCTGGGCCGTCTCTGGCGGCCGGCGGCGGGGCACGGTGGCCGCGCTGCTGGTCGCTGGCGCTGACCTGGCGACCCGGGAGCGGATCGGCCAGTCCTCGTTCACCGGGGTCATCCTGTTGCTGCTCGCCGGAGTGGTGGTCGGGCACGTGGCCCGGCTCGCGGTGACCGCCGAGGAGCGGCTGCAACGCGCGGTGGAGTTGGAGGCGGCCACCCGGGAGCGGGAGCGGCTGGCCCGGGGCATCCACGACTCGGTCCTGCAGGTGCTGGCGCTAGTGCAGCGGCGCGGCGCGCACCTGCCCGGCGAGGCCGGCGAGCTGGCCCGGCTGGCCGGCGAGCAGGAGGCCGCGTTGCGCGCGCTGATCGCCGGCGCCGCTCCGGTCGGTGACGCCGTCCCGGCGGGTGACGCCGGCCGGGGCGGCACGGACGTGGCCGATGCCGGCGCGGTGGACCTGCGGACCCTGCTCGGCCGGTACGCCTCACCGGCGGTGTCGCTCTCCGCGCCGGCCACCCCGGTGCCGCTGCCCCGGCGTACGGCCGGGGAACTGGCCGCCGCGACCGGCGCGGCCCTGGACAACGTGGGACGGCATGCTGGCGGGCGGGCCTGGGTGCTGATCGAGGACGAGGGGGAGACGGTGACCGTGTCGATCCGTGACGAGGGGCCGGGCATCCCGGACGGCCGGCTGGCCGAGGCGGCCGCCCAGGGGCGGCTCGGCGTGACCCAGTCGATCCGGGGCCGGGTGGCGGACCTGGGCGGGACGGTCCGGATCGTGTCGACCCCCGAGGCCGGCACCGAGATCGAGCTGACCGTGCCGAGGGCGGACCGGTGA
- a CDS encoding ATP-binding protein, translated as MTNADPHAPRTVVPIEPALLIAEAFDQAQVTEIRHSVTSCAHASGLTGQRLDDFVLAINELITNAVRHGGGRGWLRLWLEPGMLVCEVADHGRGISAQRLGDRRRPAPDTAGGWGLWLARELTDAMEVATGTAGTTVRITTALTSNNHNTAR; from the coding sequence ATGACGAACGCAGATCCGCACGCACCGCGTACGGTTGTGCCCATCGAACCTGCCCTCCTGATCGCCGAGGCCTTCGACCAGGCCCAGGTGACCGAGATTCGACACTCGGTCACCTCCTGCGCGCATGCCTCCGGGCTGACCGGGCAGCGGCTGGACGACTTCGTGCTGGCGATCAACGAGCTGATCACCAACGCGGTGCGGCACGGCGGCGGGCGGGGATGGCTGCGGCTCTGGCTGGAGCCGGGGATGCTGGTCTGCGAGGTCGCCGACCACGGGCGTGGGATCAGCGCGCAGCGGCTGGGCGACCGGCGCCGGCCGGCCCCGGACACCGCCGGCGGCTGGGGCCTCTGGCTGGCCCGCGAGCTGACCGACGCCATGGAGGTCGCCACCGGCACCGCCGGCACCACCGTCCGCATCACCACGGCCCTCACCAGCAACAACCACAACACCGCACGCTGA
- a CDS encoding ribose-phosphate diphosphokinase encodes MRDIAVFSGTAHPDLAAEICAHLGVPLHPVRVSRFANDCLEVQLQANCRERDVFLIQPLVPPVQEHLVELLLMIDAARGASAGRITVVLPHYAYARSDKKDAPRISIGARLVADLLTSAGADRVLALTLHSPQVHGFFSVPVDHLHALRELATHFRQYDLSNTVVVSPDLGNAKEAAAFARLLGTPVAAGAKQRFNDDLVKISAVIGEVTDKDVIVLDDEIAKGSTVVELMEHLRGLKVRSIRLACTHGLFSGDALQRLGDQEGVLEIVCTNTVPIPTAKRVPKLQVLSVAPALAEAMRRIHNGESVSALFA; translated from the coding sequence GTGCGCGACATCGCCGTTTTCAGTGGAACCGCCCATCCCGACCTCGCCGCCGAGATCTGCGCCCACCTGGGGGTGCCGCTGCATCCGGTGCGGGTCTCCCGGTTCGCCAACGACTGCCTGGAAGTCCAGTTGCAGGCCAACTGTCGGGAGCGGGACGTCTTCCTGATCCAGCCGTTGGTGCCGCCGGTGCAGGAGCACCTGGTCGAGCTGCTGCTGATGATCGACGCGGCCCGGGGCGCGTCCGCCGGCCGGATCACGGTGGTGCTGCCGCACTACGCGTACGCCCGCTCGGACAAGAAGGACGCGCCGCGGATCTCGATCGGCGCCCGGCTGGTCGCCGACCTGCTCACCTCGGCCGGGGCGGACCGGGTGCTTGCGCTGACCCTGCACTCGCCGCAGGTGCACGGCTTCTTCAGCGTCCCCGTGGACCACCTGCACGCGTTGCGCGAGCTGGCCACCCACTTCCGGCAATACGACCTCAGCAACACCGTGGTGGTCTCGCCCGACCTGGGCAACGCCAAGGAGGCGGCCGCGTTCGCGCGGCTGCTCGGCACGCCGGTCGCGGCCGGGGCGAAGCAGCGGTTCAACGACGACCTGGTCAAGATCAGCGCCGTGATCGGTGAGGTGACCGACAAGGACGTCATCGTGCTGGACGACGAGATCGCCAAGGGCAGCACGGTCGTCGAGCTGATGGAGCACCTGCGTGGCCTGAAGGTCCGCTCGATCCGGCTGGCCTGCACGCACGGCCTCTTCTCCGGCGACGCGCTGCAGCGGCTCGGCGACCAGGAGGGCGTACTGGAGATCGTCTGCACCAACACGGTCCCCATCCCGACCGCCAAGCGGGTCCCCAAACTGCAGGTCCTCTCGGTGGCACCGGCCCTGGCCGAAGCCATGCGGCGGATCCACAACGGGGAGTCCGTCTCCGCCCTCTTCGCCTGA
- the glpK gene encoding glycerol kinase GlpK — MTPQYVAAIDQGTTSSRCIVFDRAGEIVAAAQREHRQIFPQPGWVEHDAEEIWDNVQQVVREALEAAGTDAAGLAAVGITNQRETTVVWDRATGRPVANAVVWQDTRTGPLLRELAAAYGEERFRARTGLPLATYFAGPKLRWLLDEVDGLRERAERGEVLFGTIDSWLIWKLTGEHVTDVTNASRTMLMNLATLDWDPELLDAMGVPAAMLPEIRCSAEVYGTATGVLAGVPVASALGDQQAALFGQTCFQPGEAKCTYGTGSFLLLNTGASPVPSTHGLLTTVAYRIHGQPAAYALEGAIAVTGSLVQWLRDNLGLISTAAEVEELAGTVDDNGGCYVVPAFSGLFAPHWRSDARGVIAGLTGYITKGHLARAVLEASAWQTREVVDAMNADSDVALRRLRVDGGMTANGLLMQFLADVLDVPVVRSRITETTCLGAAYAAGLAVGFWPDLATLRAQWRSDAQWEPAMAPELRDRELRNWRKAVQRTLDWVE; from the coding sequence GTGACCCCCCAGTACGTCGCCGCCATCGACCAGGGCACCACCTCCTCACGGTGCATCGTCTTCGACCGGGCCGGGGAGATCGTCGCCGCGGCCCAGCGCGAGCATCGGCAGATCTTCCCCCAACCCGGCTGGGTGGAGCACGACGCCGAGGAGATCTGGGACAACGTCCAGCAGGTCGTCCGGGAGGCGCTGGAGGCCGCTGGCACCGACGCGGCGGGGCTGGCCGCGGTCGGCATCACCAACCAGCGGGAGACCACCGTGGTATGGGACCGGGCCACCGGCCGCCCGGTGGCCAACGCCGTGGTCTGGCAGGACACCCGGACCGGGCCGCTGCTGCGCGAGCTGGCGGCGGCGTACGGCGAGGAACGGTTCCGGGCACGCACCGGCCTGCCGCTGGCCACCTACTTCGCCGGGCCGAAGCTGCGCTGGCTGCTGGACGAGGTGGACGGCCTCCGCGAGCGCGCCGAGCGCGGCGAGGTGCTCTTCGGCACCATCGACAGTTGGCTGATCTGGAAGCTGACCGGCGAGCACGTCACCGACGTGACCAACGCCAGCCGGACCATGCTGATGAACCTCGCCACCCTGGACTGGGACCCGGAACTGCTGGACGCCATGGGCGTACCGGCAGCGATGCTGCCCGAGATCCGCTGCTCCGCCGAGGTCTACGGCACGGCCACCGGAGTGCTGGCCGGGGTGCCGGTGGCCAGCGCGCTCGGCGATCAGCAGGCCGCGCTGTTCGGGCAGACCTGCTTCCAGCCGGGCGAGGCGAAGTGCACCTACGGCACCGGCAGCTTCCTGCTGCTCAACACCGGCGCCAGCCCGGTCCCCTCGACGCACGGCCTGCTCACCACGGTCGCCTACCGGATCCACGGCCAACCGGCGGCGTACGCCCTGGAGGGCGCGATCGCGGTCACCGGGTCGCTGGTGCAGTGGCTACGGGACAACCTCGGGTTGATCTCCACGGCCGCGGAGGTGGAGGAGCTGGCCGGCACCGTGGACGACAACGGCGGCTGCTACGTGGTGCCGGCGTTCTCCGGGCTCTTCGCCCCCCACTGGCGCAGCGACGCGCGCGGCGTGATCGCCGGCCTGACGGGCTACATCACCAAGGGGCACCTGGCCCGGGCGGTGCTGGAGGCGTCGGCCTGGCAGACCCGCGAGGTCGTCGACGCGATGAACGCCGACTCCGACGTGGCGCTGCGCCGACTCCGGGTGGACGGCGGCATGACCGCCAACGGGCTGCTCATGCAGTTTCTCGCCGACGTGCTCGACGTGCCGGTGGTCCGTTCCCGGATCACCGAGACCACCTGCCTGGGCGCCGCGTATGCGGCCGGCCTGGCCGTCGGCTTCTGGCCGGACCTGGCCACGCTGCGCGCGCAGTGGCGCTCCGACGCGCAGTGGGAGCCGGCCATGGCCCCGGAGCTGCGCGACCGGGAGCTGCGCAACTGGCGCAAGGCCGTACAGCGCACCCTCGACTGGGTGGAGTGA
- a CDS encoding phosphoribosylaminoimidazolesuccinocarboxamide synthase produces the protein MELLHSGKVRDVYADGDDLILVASDRISIYDVALPTPIPDKGRLLTALSLWWFEQLADLVPNHVISATDVPAEFAGRAIRCQRLDMVPVECVARGYLTGGGLREYERTGAVSGVPLPRGLGEASILPEPIFTPSSKAPVGEHDEPITFADVVDKVGQATAERLRQITIDIYRRGAELAADRGILVADTKIELGWAPDGTLVLADELLTSDSSRFWPAESYQPGRVQFSYDKQYVRDWATGSGWDKQGPAPDMPAEVVEATRARYIDVYEKLTGNRWE, from the coding sequence GTGGAACTTCTGCACTCGGGCAAGGTCCGGGACGTCTACGCCGACGGTGACGACCTGATCCTGGTCGCCTCGGACCGCATCTCGATCTACGACGTGGCGCTGCCGACGCCGATCCCGGACAAGGGCCGCCTGCTCACCGCGCTCTCGCTGTGGTGGTTCGAGCAGCTCGCCGACCTGGTGCCGAACCACGTCATCTCGGCCACCGACGTGCCGGCGGAGTTCGCCGGGCGGGCGATCCGCTGCCAGCGGCTGGACATGGTCCCGGTCGAGTGCGTCGCCCGGGGTTACCTCACCGGCGGCGGCCTGCGGGAGTACGAGCGCACCGGCGCCGTCTCCGGCGTACCGCTGCCCCGGGGGCTCGGTGAGGCGTCGATCCTGCCCGAGCCGATCTTCACGCCGTCCAGCAAGGCGCCGGTGGGCGAGCACGACGAGCCGATCACGTTCGCCGACGTGGTGGACAAGGTGGGCCAGGCCACCGCCGAACGGCTGCGGCAGATCACCATCGACATCTACCGGCGCGGCGCCGAGCTGGCCGCCGACCGGGGCATCCTGGTCGCCGACACCAAGATCGAGCTGGGCTGGGCGCCGGACGGCACCCTGGTCCTCGCCGACGAGCTGCTCACCTCCGACTCGTCGCGGTTCTGGCCGGCCGAGTCGTACCAGCCGGGGCGGGTGCAGTTCTCCTACGACAAGCAGTACGTGCGGGACTGGGCCACCGGCAGCGGCTGGGACAAGCAGGGCCCGGCGCCGGACATGCCGGCCGAGGTGGTCGAGGCGACCCGGGCCCGCTACATCGACGTCTACGAGAAGCTCACCGGCAACCGCTGGGAGTGA
- a CDS encoding ABC transporter substrate-binding protein yields the protein MPFVRPPIDRFGADPGRRRVLTALLGAPLLASGGLAGCSDGTATSTEEGPVELSVFWWGGTKRAELTEKVLRLYSERNPRVTFRVTWQGADGYYDRLATQAAGGNVPDLIQLDDAMLTEYAERQIVLDLSERVADHRLDLRGLPEGLIRYGAVEGRTMAVAGGQTLAAVVFNRDLLRELRVPEPRAGMSWADYISWAEQVTDASDGRVAGTADPSGDYRALWLWLRSQGGEFYRGRQLGFGADELIAWFELWQRARAGRATPGAALVEQADSGEPARQLVVTGLTAASFAWSHQLPELQRLTEAELGVIGVPGPPGAQWARASMYWAGFHGTRHPDTVIDVIDFLTTNGEAGTVLGHERGLNASLAVRRYTEGSITDPAQQRAAAFGASIADQLGPAPAPPPKGHAKVRTLLVAAAESIRAGRAGTRAATSRFVAQANAALAA from the coding sequence GTGCCCTTTGTTCGACCCCCGATCGACCGCTTCGGCGCCGACCCGGGCCGGCGCCGAGTGCTCACCGCGCTGCTCGGTGCCCCCCTGCTGGCCTCCGGCGGCCTCGCCGGATGCAGCGACGGCACCGCGACCTCGACCGAGGAGGGGCCGGTCGAGCTGTCGGTCTTCTGGTGGGGAGGGACGAAGCGGGCCGAGCTCACCGAGAAGGTGCTGCGGCTCTACTCGGAACGCAACCCCCGGGTCACCTTCCGGGTCACCTGGCAGGGCGCCGACGGCTACTACGACCGGCTGGCCACCCAGGCGGCCGGCGGCAACGTGCCGGACCTGATCCAGCTCGACGACGCCATGCTGACCGAGTACGCCGAACGCCAGATCGTCCTCGACCTGAGCGAGCGGGTGGCCGACCACCGGTTGGACCTGCGGGGCCTGCCGGAGGGCCTGATCCGCTACGGCGCCGTGGAGGGGCGGACGATGGCCGTCGCCGGTGGGCAGACCCTCGCGGCGGTGGTGTTCAACCGGGACCTGCTCCGGGAGCTCCGGGTGCCGGAGCCGCGCGCCGGGATGTCCTGGGCTGACTACATCTCCTGGGCGGAGCAGGTCACCGACGCCAGCGACGGCCGGGTGGCCGGCACCGCGGACCCGTCCGGCGACTACCGGGCACTCTGGCTCTGGCTGCGCTCTCAGGGTGGCGAGTTCTACCGGGGGCGCCAGCTCGGCTTCGGCGCGGACGAGCTGATCGCCTGGTTCGAGCTGTGGCAGCGGGCTCGCGCCGGGCGGGCCACGCCGGGCGCGGCGCTGGTCGAGCAGGCCGACAGCGGGGAGCCGGCCCGGCAACTGGTGGTCACCGGGTTGACCGCCGCGTCCTTCGCCTGGTCCCACCAGCTACCGGAGCTGCAGCGGCTCACCGAGGCCGAGCTTGGGGTGATCGGCGTCCCGGGGCCACCTGGTGCACAGTGGGCGCGGGCCTCGATGTACTGGGCCGGGTTCCACGGCACCCGTCACCCGGACACCGTCATCGACGTGATCGACTTCCTGACCACGAACGGCGAGGCCGGCACCGTCCTCGGCCACGAACGTGGCCTCAACGCCAGTCTCGCCGTCCGCCGGTACACCGAGGGCAGCATCACCGACCCGGCCCAGCAGCGCGCCGCCGCGTTCGGTGCCAGCATCGCCGACCAGCTCGGGCCGGCGCCGGCGCCACCGCCGAAGGGGCACGCCAAGGTGCGTACCCTGCTGGTCGCCGCCGCGGAGAGCATTCGCGCCGGACGGGCCGGCACCCGCGCGGCCACCTCCCGTTTCGTCGCCCAGGCCAACGCCGCCCTGGCGGCGTGA
- a CDS encoding RNA polymerase sigma factor, with translation MRDAQSFDDFYRSTARRMLRYGYAVTGDHTEAQDLVQEAFARAWRHWGRLVAHPAPEAWLRLVVARLATDRWRHLHRWRAVLSRTGPPPAAPPPSEDGVLLVHALRQLPAAQRQALALHYLFDMSVEEIARESEVPVGTVKSWLSRGRCRLAALLPDLSAVELEANDVS, from the coding sequence GTGAGGGACGCGCAGAGCTTCGACGACTTCTACCGCAGCACCGCCCGGCGGATGTTGCGGTACGGCTACGCGGTCACCGGCGACCACACCGAGGCGCAGGATCTCGTGCAGGAGGCGTTCGCCCGGGCCTGGCGGCACTGGGGGCGGCTGGTGGCGCATCCGGCGCCCGAGGCGTGGCTGCGGCTGGTGGTGGCCCGGCTGGCGACCGATCGCTGGCGCCACCTGCACCGCTGGCGGGCGGTGCTGAGCCGTACCGGCCCCCCGCCGGCAGCCCCGCCACCGAGTGAGGACGGGGTGCTGCTGGTCCACGCGCTCCGCCAACTGCCGGCCGCCCAGCGGCAGGCGCTGGCCCTGCACTACCTCTTCGACATGTCCGTGGAGGAGATCGCCCGGGAGAGCGAGGTCCCGGTCGGCACCGTGAAGTCCTGGCTGTCCCGGGGCCGGTGCCGGCTGGCCGCGCTGCTGCCCGACCTCTCCGCGGTGGAGCTGGAGGCGAACGATGTCAGCTGA